One region of Oreochromis aureus strain Israel breed Guangdong linkage group 19, ZZ_aureus, whole genome shotgun sequence genomic DNA includes:
- the l2hgdh gene encoding L-2-hydroxyglutarate dehydrogenase, mitochondrial: MIRILSRASFKAAGGLLKDIQSRQLHGTYDIAVVGAGIVGLATARELILRHPSLSFVLLEKEKELSLHQSGHNSGVIHSGIYYTPGSLKARLCVRGATLAYEYCEKKGLPYKRCGKLIVAVEQEEIPRLKALYERGMKNNVRDLTIVDGKGIREREPYCRGIMALDSPYTGIVDWRMVALSYGTDFKEAGGTVVTEYEVNDISMIKESPAGSTEGMKYPLAVRDNKGNEVRCRYVLTCGGLYSDRLSQISGCSREPRIVPFRGDYLVLKPEKNYLVKGNIYPVPDPRFPFLGVHFTPRMDGSIWLGPNAVLAFKREGYKVYDFNAQDFADALSFRGLQKLIMRNITYGVGEMYRGLFIGAQVKNLQKYIPELSLSDVIRGPTGVRAQALDRDGNLVDDFVFDGGVGDVGSRVLHVRNAPSPAATSSLAIAEMIADEVENRFTL, translated from the exons ATGATCCGGATACTGAGCAGGGCGTCCTTTAAGGCTGCTGGTGGACTGTTAAAGGATATTCAAAGCAGACAGCTACACGG cacaTATGACATAGCTGTGGTGGGAGCCGGCATTGTGGGCTTGGCCACAGCCAGAGAGCTGATTCTGAGACACCCGTCGCTCAGTTTCGTCCTcctggagaaagaaaaggagctTT CTTTACACCAGAGTGGGCATAACAGTGGAGTCATTCACAGTGGGATCTACTACACGCCGGGATCACTGAAGGCTCGCCTGTGTGTGCGAGGAGCCACTTTAGCCTACGAGTACTGTGAGAAGAAAGGACTTCCTTACAAGAGATGCGGAAAG CTCATCGTTGCTGTGGAGCAGGAAGAGATTCCCAGACTGAAGGCTTTATACGAGCGCGGCATGAAGAACAACGTGCGTGACCTCACCATTGTCGATGGCAAGGGCATCCGGGAGAGAGAGCCTTACTGCAgg GGGATAATGGCCTTGGATTCGCCCTACACTGGCATTGTCGACTGGAGGATGGTGGCTCTCAGTTATGGTACTGACTTCAAGGAGGCAGGTGGCACTGTGGTAACTGAATATGAGGTCAATGACATTTCCATGATCAAGGAGAGCCCAGCAGGAAGCACAGAAG GAATGAAATATCCACTTGCAGTCAGAGATAACAAG GGTAATGAGGTGCGTTGCCGTTACGTCCTGACCTGTGGGGGCCTGTACTCAGACCGTCTGTCACAGATATCTGGATGCAGTCGGGAGCCACGGATCGTCCCGTTCAGAGGAGATTATTTAGTCTTGAAACCTGAGAAAAATTACCTGGTCAAAGGAAATATTTACCCT GTTCCTGACCCTCGTTTTCCGTTCCTCGGAGTTCATTTTACCCCGAGGATGGATGGAAGTATTTGGCTCGGCCCCAACGCTGTCCTCGCCTTTAAAAGGGAGGGTTACAAAGTGTACGACTTCAATGCTCAAGACTTTGCCGATGCGCTCTCGTTCAG AGGCCTTCAGAAGctaataatgaggaacattacGTATGGAGTTGGAGAAATGTATAGAGGACTTTTCATTGGTGCACAGGTTAAAAATCTGCAGAAGTACATCCCTGAACTTTccctgagtgatgtgatcag GGGTCCAACGGGGGTTCGAGCACAGGCCCTCGACCGCGACGGAAACCTCGTGGATGACTTTGTGTTTGACGGCGGGGTCGGCGACGTGGGCAGTCGAGTGCTCCATGTGCGTAATGCTCCTTCGCCGGCAGCCACTTCCTCCCTCGCCATTGCTGAGATGATTGCAGACGAGGTGGAGAACCGTTTTACGCTGTAG
- the cdkl1 gene encoding cyclin-dependent kinase-like 1: protein MEKYEKIGKIGEGSYGVVFKCRNKDTGQIVAIKKFVESEDNPIIKKIALREIRMLKQLKHSNLVNLIEVFRRKRKLHLVFEYCDHTVLNELDRHPRGVPEHLVKSITWQTLQAVNFCHKQNCIHRDVKPENILITKHQVIKLCDFGFARILTGPCDYYTDYVATRWYRAPELLVGDTQYGPPVDVWAIGCVFAELLSGTPLWPGKSDMDQLYLIIKTLGDLIPRHQQVFSNNQFFCGVSIPEPQQMESLEQKYPNLSPQTLSLMKGCLRMDPSERLTCEQLLQHPYFDSLRERNESTSRQQDRSGNKRTRLPRRHVPPGYLPQLTSSGFFPALDNKRYYNNLRKFNYHLPNI, encoded by the exons ATGGAGAAGTACGAGAAGATTGGGAAGATTGGAGAGGGCTCATACGGAGTCGTCTTCAAGTGCAGAAACAAAGACACGGGCCAGATCGTCGCCATCAAGAAGTTTGTCGAGTCAGAGGATAATCccatcattaaaaaaattgcACTGAGGGAGATCAGGATGCTCAAG CAACTGAAACACTCCAACCTGGTGAATCTGATCGAAGTGTTTCGACGCAAACGGAAGCTTCACCTGGTCTTCGAGTACTGCGATCACACAGTCCTCAACGAGCTGGACCGCCATCCCAGAGG CGTCCCAGAGCATCTTGTAAAAAGTATAACCTGGCAGACGCTTCAGGCTGTCAACTTCTGCCACAAACAGAAT tgCATCCACAGAGACGTCAAGCCAGAGAATATTCTCATCACCAAGCATCAAGTCATCAAACTCTGCGACTTTGGGTTCGCCAGGATACTCA CTGGGCCATGTGACTACTACACCGACTACGTTGCGACCCGCTGGTATCGCGCCCCCGAACTGCTAGTGGGAGACACTCAGTACGGCCCCCCGGTGGACGTGTGGGCAATCGGTTGCGTGTTCGCTGAGCTCCTGTCGGGGACGCCTCTGTGGCCCGGGAAGTCGGACATGGATCAGCTGTACCTGATCATAAAGACCCTCG GAGATCTGATTCCTCGACACCAGCAGGTCTTCAGCAACAACCAGTTCTTCTGTGGAGTATCCATTCCAGAGCCACAACAGATG GAATCTTTGGAGCAAAAGTATCCAAACCTCTCACCTCAAACTCTGAGCCTGATGAAG GGCTGTCTGCGGATGGACCCGTCTGAGCGGCTGACCTGTGAGCAGCTCCTCCAGCATCCGTACTTCGACAGCCTGAGAGAAAGAAACGAGAGCACATCTCGACAGCAGGACCGCTCCGGCAACAAAAGGACACGTTTACCTCGCAGACACGTACCCCCCGGG TATTTGCCACAGTTGACCAGCAGCGGCTTCTTTCCAGCTCTGGACAATAAGAGGTACTACAACAACCTGCGCAAATTCAACTATCACCTACCGAACATCTAA
- the dmac2l gene encoding ATP synthase subunit s, mitochondrial, whose amino-acid sequence MRLLSQAVKFAVTHPEKSRRHFWGWLNAVFNKVDYERIKAVGPDRAAAEWLLRCGAKVRFQDFDRWHHDYNALPTGSLGRYKIQAIDATESCIMYKGFDYLDGLKHLEEVKFNKCIYIEDACLERLTSIENLQESLYMMEVVSCGNVTDKGIIALHKLRNLEYLFLSDLPGIKDRQTTVDRLQTALPRLEIQLDLD is encoded by the exons ATGAGACTGTTGTCGCAGGCGGTGAAGTTTGCGGTGACTCACCCGGAGAAGAGCCGCAGACACTTCTGGGGCTGGCTCAATGCCGTTTTCAACAA GGTGGACTATGAAAGGATAAAAGCTGTGGGCCCAGACCGAGCAGCAGCAGAGTGGTTGCTGAGATGTGGTGCTAAAGTGCGCTTCCAGGATTTTGATCGCTGGCATCACGACTACAACGCATTGCCAACTGGGTCTCTGGGTAGATACAAGATCCAGGCGATTGACGCCACTGAATCCTGCATCATGTACAAAGGGTTTGACTACCTGG ATGGTTTGAAACATTTGGAAGAAGTTAAGTTCAATAAGTGTATCTACATTGAAGATGCCTGTCTGGAGAGGCTGACCTCCATAGAGAACCTGCAGGAGAGCTTGTACATGATGGAGGTGGTGTCGTGTGGAAATGTGACTGATAAGGGCATTATCGCCCTGCACAAACTCAG GAACCTGGAGTATCTGTTTCTCAGTGATCTTCCCGGAatcaaagacagacagacaacagTTGACAGGCTGCAAACGGCACTTCCACGTCTGGAAATACAGCTGGACCTGGACTGA